Below is a window of Micromonospora chersina DNA.
CCGGAGCTGCTCGGTGTCGGCCGAGCCGGACTCCTGCCAGCCGCCGAGCTTGGTCTTCTGCTCGCGCAGCGCGGCGGAGAGCGCCTCGATGGCCTCCTCGACCAGCGACTGGGCCTCGCCGACCGCGGCACGCGGGTCGTCCACGAAGCGGAGTTGGACGTCACGCCAGCGGTCCCGGAAGTCCTGGGCGATCTCCGGGGTGAAGAGGGTGGCGGCGTCGGTCGGCACCGCGCCCGGGGTGGGCCGGGCCGCGCCGGCGACCGCCGCGGCCGCACCGGCCGCGCCCGCACCGGCCGCGGCCGTGCTGGTGTCCGGGTCGACCATCGCCGGCTCGGCGCTGCCGTAGCCGGCCCCGCCGGCGGCCGCCGTGTCGTCGACCGCCGCGCCGGAGTGGGCGGCCTCCCAGCGGTCCGGGTCGTGCAGCCGGTCGCCCGCCGTGGGGTCGGCCCGCTCGTCGTCGAACGCGTCGGTCCGGCCCGGGGCGCCGTCGCCCGGCGCGACGGTGTCCTCGCCCCGCGGGTCCCGTTCGTCCTCGGGCCGCCCGCTGGCCATCGCCGAGGCGGCGACCGCGTCGCCCACCGAGGCCGCCCCGAACGTCGTCGGCAGCGGCGCCGGATCGTGGTACACCGGCCGGTCGTCGGCGTCGGCGGCCTCCGCGTCGCGGAGGTCCCCGGCGTCGTACGCCCGGGTCTCGTCGGGCTCCGCCTCCCGGCGGTCGGCGCGCTCGCCGGCCACCGCCGGGTCGTCGAAGGTGCCCCGGTCGTCCAGCGCGTCCTCCGGCACCTCGGCCCGGGTGGACCGGTCGGTCTCGGAACCGTCGCCGTCGGCCCGGTCGCCCGGGGGCGGGACCGGCACCGGAGCGGACCGGACGGCCTCGGGGTGGTCCTGCGTGACCTGCTGCTCTTCCTGACGCATGGCGGCGGCCTCCTCAGCGGCTCGTGGCGTCGTGCTCGGAATCGGGGTGGCGCTGGTCCGGCGCCCGGTGCCCGACCGGGTCCTCGCCGAGCAGGTCGGCGAAGAGGGCCCGGTAGTGCACCAGCGCCTGCCGGAGGTCCTCGGTGCCGGCCTCGCCGCGCTCGTTGCGCAGCCGGATGTCGTGCGCGTCCCGGTAATGGGTCAGGGTGCGGGCGTGCTCGACGGAGAGGTGGGCGATCTGGTCGGAGAAGTCCCCGGTGGGGTAGCCACGCTCGGCGATCAGCCGGCTGACCAGTTCGTCGGCGTCGCCCACGGTTTCGGCCGGGGAGTCGACGAAGCGGACCTGGAGTTCCTCCCAGGCGGCGGCGTAGCGGGCCCGGGACTCCGGGCTGAGCGGGGTCAGTTCCAGCTCGGCGTGGCGGCGCTCCCGCTCGCGCAGCTCCCGCTCGGCCGCGCCGCGGCTGTCCTGCTCGGCGACGGCCCGGTCGTACTCGGGGCCGAAGCGCTGCTTGAGGGCCCGGCGGCGGCTGGCCACCACGGCGAACGCGGCCAGGGCGGCGAGCACGATGACGACGATGACTATGACGACTACCTGCGTGGGCGACATGGCTCCTCCTTCGCCCGCTGTATTCCCTCCCGCGCGTGATCGCCAATCCCGATCGGCGGCACTTTCCTGCGCGATGACACCCCCAGACCTCCCTACGGCACGACGGGGCACACATGGTCCGACTTCGCCAAAAGTGGACTCATTCCAGTAAGCGCGCCGCCGGGGATCCGGGGACCGCGTACGGGACGCCGGATCGTGCGCCTCTTGTGGACGAACCTTCCGGCGGGGCGTTCCCGTCCAACGGTGTCCACAGCGAACATTCCGGACCGTAGTGAGGGGCGAGACGGCCGGTAGTGCAACGGCTGGGGATTACGTATCCTGCCCAAGGCGCCCGGGCCGGGGCCCGGCGTCGCGGCCCTTCCGGCGGGTGCCGGCGCCACCCCTGCGACACCTTCCCCGGGGCGAGGTTTGATGAACACCCGAGACTGGCCGATCCGCGCCAAGCTGACCGCGCTGGTCGTCGGTCCGGTGACCGGGCTGCTGGCCCTCTGGATCTTCGCCACGACGCTGACCTTCGGCCCGGCCCTCGACCTGCTCGCCGCGCGCACCCTCCTCTACGACCTGGGCCGGCCCGGCGAGAGCGTGGTCGCCGAGCTGCAACGGGAACGCCGGCTCTCGGTCGTCCAGCTCGCCGGCGACACCGCCCTGCCGGCGCTGGCCGAGCAGCGCACCCGCACCGACCGGGCCGTCGCCGAGCTGCGGCGCCGGGTCGACGGGGAGAAGCTGCGCGACGCCGCCGACGACCAGCTCGACGCCCGGCTCGACCAGCTGGTCTCCGCGCTCGACGCGCTGCCCGCCGGCCGGGGCTTCATCGACAGCAGGAAGGTCGACCGGGCCGGCGCCGTCGGGCTCTACAGCGGCATGATCGGCTCCGCCTTCCAGGCGTTCTCCGGCATGGCCACCCTGCCCGACACCCAGATCAACCGGGAGGCACTGGCGCTCACCGCGCTGGGCCGGTCCCGGGAGCTGCTCGGCCAGGCCGACGCACTGCTGGCCGGCGCGGTCACCGCCGGCCGGTACGCGGAGGGCGAGCACGAGCAGCTGGTCCGCACCATCGAGAACCAGCGCTTCCTGGCCGAGAACGCGGTGGCCGACCTGCCGCCCGCCGAACGCGCCGGATACCAGCGGCTCACCGAAGGGGAGGGGTTCGTCCGGCTGCGCGCCCTCCAGGACACCCTGATCCGCGCCCGTGACCTGCCGGCCGGGCTCGACGTACGGTCCTGGGAGACCAGCTACGCCGCGGTCTCGCAGGGCCTGCGGGACTTCGAGCTGCGCGGCGCCGACACCCTCGCCGAGCGGTCCGTGCCCATGGCGGTCCGCATCCTGGTCCGGCTCGCCGCCGCCGGGGTGCTCGGCCTGCTCGCCATCGTGGTCTGCGTGCTGGTGGCGCTGCGGGTCGGCCGGTCGCTGGACCGGCGCCTCACCAGCGTGCGCACCGCCGCGCTGGAGATGGCCGAGCACCGGCTGCCCGACGTGGTGGCCCGGCTGCGTCGCGGCGAGGAGGTCGACGTCGCCCGCGAGGCGCCCGAGCTGGACCACGGCGGCGACGAGATCGGCCAGGTGGGCCGGGCCTTCAACGAGGTGCGCCGCACCGCCGTCCAGGCCGCCGTCGACGAGGTCACCCTGCGCCGCGGCCTCAACGAGGTGTTCCTCAACATCGCCCGGCGCAGCCAGGGCCTGGTGCACCGGCAGCTGGCGCTGCTGGACCGGCTCGAGCGGCGGACCGAGGACCCGGACGAGCTGGCCGGCCTGTTCCAGGTCGACCACCTCGCCACCCGGCTTCGGCGGCACGCCGAGGACCTGGTCATCCTGGCCGGCGCGGCCCCCGGGCGGGGCTGGCGCAACCCGGTCGCCGCGGTGGACGTGGTGCGCGGCGCGATCTCCGAGGTCGAGTCGTACGACCGGGTCGACGTGGGCGAGGTGCAGCCGGCCGGGGTGCTCGGCCGCGCCGTCGGCGACGTGATCCACCTGCTCGCCGAGCTGATCGAGAACGCCACCGTCTTCTCCCCGCCCGGCACCCGGGTGGACGTCAGCGGCCGGAGCGTGCCGGGCGGCTACACCATCGAGATCACCGACCGGGGGCTCGGCATGTCGCCGCCGGCCCTGGCCGACGCGAACCACAAGCTCTCCCACGCCCCGGAGTTCGACCCGGCCGACAGCGCGCGGCTGGGCCACTTCGTGGTCGCCCGGCTCGCCGCCCGACACGGCGTCCGGGTCGAGCTGCGGCCGGCTTCCCCCGGGGGGACCACCGCCGCGGTGCTCGTCCCGTCGGACCTGGTCACCGACGAGCCGGCGCTCGGCCCCGCCGCCACGGACGGCGTCGCCGGCCCCGACGACCGGCGGATGGCCAAGGTGACCCGGCTGGCCACGGTCCCCCGGCCACGGACCACCCGGCCCGGCCGGGAGCGGCCCGAGTCGGCGGTGCTGCCGCTGCCCGCCGGCCGTACCTCGTCTGTGGAGACGCCGGCGGACGGCGACGGCCTGCCCCGCCGGGTCCGCCGGCGCGGGCCGGTGGCCCGCCCCCGGCCGGTCGCCGTCGACAAACCGGCGCACCGCACGCCCGAGGAGGCCCGCCGGGCCATGTCCGCGCTCCAGGCCGGCACCGCCCGCGGCCGCCGCGACGGCGCCCGCCGCGCCGCCGAGCCCTCCCCGCCGGAGCCGCCCGCGGCTCCGGACCAACCAACCGCGACTGAGAGGGACGCCTAGTGGTGCACACGACGCGGCAGAACGCCGATCTCGACTGGTTGCTGGACGACCTGGTGGAGCGGGTGCCGGCCGCCCGCCAGGCGGTGGTGCTGTCGGCGGACGGGCTCCTGCTCGGCGCCTCCGCCGACCTGGACCGCGCCGACGCCGAACACCTCTGCGCGCTGGCCTCCGGCTTCTCCAGCCTCGCGAAGGGAGCCACCCGGCACGTGGGTGGCGGCGCGGTCCGGCAGACCGTGGTGGAGATGGAGTCGGCGTACCTGTTCGTCACGGCCGCGGGGCAGGGCGCCTGCCTGGCGGTGGTGAGCGAGGCCGACGCCGACATCGGCCTGGTGGCGTACGAGATGGCGATGCTGGTGATCCGGGTCGGCGAGAACCTCAGCGCACCGGCCCGCACGGCGGCGACCGATGCGGGCTGAGTCGCCGGGCCCCCAGCACGAGTGGCTGGACGCCGCCGCCGGCCCGGTGGTCCGCCCGTACACCCTCACCGGCGGGCGGGTGCGGCCGCCGGTCGACGGCTTCGACCTGGTGGCGTTCGTGCTGACGACGCCGGGGGCCGACCCGGCCGGGGTGCCCGGTCTCCAGCCGGAGCACCGGCGCCTCGTCGACCTGGCCCGGCGGCCGGTGGCCGTTGCCGACCTCGCCGCCGACCTCGACCTCGCCGTCGGCGTGGTCCGGGTGCTGCTCGGCGACCTCCTCGCCCGTGGGCTCGTCACGGTGCGCCGGCCGCCGGCCGCCGCCCACCTGCCCGACGACAACATCCTCAAGGCGGTGGTCAGTGGACTCCGTGCGCTTTGACCGGGAGCCGGCCGCGCCGCGGGTGCCGCTGGCTCTGAAGATCCTCATCGCCGGTGGCTTCGGCGCCGGCAAGACGACGCTGGTGAGCGCGTTGAGCGAGGTCCGGCCCTTGCAGACCGAGGAGGTGCTGACCGGCGCCGGCATCGGCACCGACGACGTCTCCGGCGTGGAGCAGAAGTCGACCACCACGGTGGCCATGGACTTCGGCCGGATCACCATCAACGACGACCTCCAGGTCTACCTGTTCGGCACGCCGGGCCAGGACCGGTTCTGGTTCCTCTGGGACGAGCTGGCGTTCGGTGCGCTCGGCGCGGTGGTGCTCGCCGACACCCGCCGGCTGGCCGACTGCTTCCCCTCGATCGACTACTTCGAGCAGCGGGGCATCCCGTTCGTGGTGGGGGTGAACTGCTTCGACGGGTCCCGCCGGTTCGGCCTGGAGGCGGTCCGCGACGCCCTGGACCTGGATCCGGACGTGCCGCTGGTGCTCTGCGACGCCCGGGACCGGCAGTCCGGGAAGCTGGTGCTGATCTCGCTGGTCGAACACGTCGCGCGGCAGCGGGGCGAGCCGGTGCCGGTGGGCTGACCCGTCCGTCCACCGGCGCGGTCCGGCCGGCCCCGGAAACGGCGCGTTCCGGCCGCCCGGAAAACCGGTGCCCCGGATGACGCCTAACCGGCCGGCTGTCCGGGAAGCCTCTGGTTTGATCGACGGTGGAGACGGCGGAAGGTGGGAGCGGTGACCGGGCAGGACGCGATCGTCCACATCGGGGGCTACACGGCGGAGTCGGACGGGCGGGCCGAGGGCATCGTCGCCGCCCGGCGCGACCCGGCGACCGGCGCGCTGACACCGCTCGGCACGGTGGCGGTCACCCCGTCGCCGTCGTTCCTCGTCCGACACCCGTCGCTGCCGGTGCTCTACGCGGTCAACGAGCTGGCCGACGGGCGGGTCAGCGCCTTCCGGGTGGGCCCGGGCGGCGACCTCGACCCGCTGGGCGTACGCCCGACCGGCGGGGCCGAGCCCTGCCACCTGGCGGTCGCCCCGGACGGGCGGCACCTGTTCGTGGCGAACTACGGCGGCGGGAGCGTGGCGGTGTTCCCGCTGGCCGCCGACGGCGCGCCGGGGGAGCGCAGCGACCTGGTCCGGCACGAGGGGCACGGCGCCGACCCGGAGCGGCAGGAGCAGGCGCACTGTCACATGGTCTCGCCCGACCCGGGCGGCGGCCCGCTGCTCGCCGTCGACCTGGGGACCGACTCCGTCTACCGGTACGACCTCGACGCCCCCTCCGGGCGGCTGGTGCCCCGCGCCCCCCGGCTGCGGACGCCGGCCGGCACCGGGCCGCGGCACCTGGCCCGCCACCCGGACGGGCGGCGCTGCTGGCTGGTCGGCGAGCTGGACGGCACGGTCACCGCGTACGACCTGACCCCGGACGGGCTGCACCAGCGGGTGCGCGTGGACGCCAGCGGCCGGGTCGGGCACGTGCAGCCCTCCGAGGTCGCCGTCGGGCCGGACGGCCGCTACCTCTACGTGGGCAACCGGGGGGTCGGCACGGTGGCGGTCTTCGCGCTGGCCGGGGCGGCGCCGGAGCTGGTGGCCGAGGTGGACACCGGGGGCGAGTGGCCGCGGCACTTCGTCCTGACCGGCGGGCACCTCTACGTGGCCGACGAGCGGGCCGGCATGATCAGGATCTTCCGGGTGGATCCGGGCACCGGGGTGCCCGAGCCGGTGGGCGAGCCGGTGCCGGTGGCGAGCCCCACCTGCGTCTGTCCGTGACCGACCGGTGACCGCAACACCGTCCTGAGTGGACTTTGATCACCTGGGATGACTGATCGCTCACTCAACGTAATGATTTGGCGATCAACTGTTTCTCCTGCGTAACTTTCGTCCGAACGGTTGTGGCAGTAACCCCACGAGATACGCAAGATGGTCACCGTGTCTGGCCGCCATCGCATGCGTTCACGCCTCCACGGGGCAGTTGCCGTCGCCGCGGCGATCGCTCTCGCTGTCGTCGTAGCCGGCTCCTGGTTCGGTTACCGGCAGCTGGCCGGCCCGAGCTGCTCGGGCCGGATCGAACTGTCCCTCGCGGCGGCCCCGGAGATCGCCCCCGCCGTACGCGGGGCCGCCGACCAGTGGGTCGCCGACGGCGCGGCCGTCGGCGACACCTGCATCGCCGTGAACGTCTCCGCGGCCGAGCCGGTCGACGTGGCCGCCGCGGTGGCGAGCAAGCACGGCGCCACCCTGGCCGGGGTCGGGCAGGCCAGCGGCACGGCGGTCACCCCGGACGTCTGGGTGCCGGACTCCTCCACCTGGCTGGTCCGGCTCAAGAGCGGCGGCGCCACCGCCTTCGCGCCGGCCAACGGCGCCTCGATCGCCCGCAGCCCCGTGGTGGTCGCCCTGCCCGAGCCGGTGGCCTCCCGCATCGGCTGGCCCGACAAGGAGATCCGCTGGACCGACCTGCTGGGCCAGGTCACCAGCAGCAAGCCGCTGCGCGCCGGGATCGTCGAGCCGACCCAGGACGCGGCCGGCCTGTCCGGGCTGCTCTCGCTGACCGCCGCCGCCAGCGCCACCGGCAAGGCCGGCTCCCCGCAGGCGCAGGAGGCCATGGTCGGTGCCCTGCGGGCGCTGGCCACCAACCGCTCCTCGCTGCGACAGGACCTCCTCGCCCGCTTCCCGCGCTCCACCGACCCGACGGCCATCGCCAACGGTCTGGGTGCGGCGGCGCTGTCGGAGGAGGACGTGATCGCCTACAACAACACCAAGCCGCCGATCCCGCTGGCCGCGCTCTACATGAAGCCGGACCCGATCGCGCTGGACTACCCGTTCGCGGTGCTGCCCGGCATCGAGCCGACCAAGGCCTCGGCCGCCCGGGTGCTCTTCGAGGTGCTGCGGACGTCGAGCTTCAAGAACCGGCTGGCGGCGCAGGCGCTGCGGGCTCCGGACGGCAACTGGGGCGACGGGTTCAAGGCGCCGCAGGGCGCGCCCAGCCCGGCGAACGGCGGCGCGAGCGCCGTCCCGCCGTCCGGCCAGGGCGGCGCGGCCGACCTGGACCCGAAGGCCATCCAGACGGCGACCACCACCTGGTCGGTGGCCACCCAGTCCGGTCGCATGCTCTGCGTCATCGACGTCTCCGGCTCGATGAAGAAGCCGGTGGCGACCGCCAACGGCGCCAGCCGGGAGCAGGTCACCGTCGCCGCCGCGAGCCAGGGCCTGGGGCTCTTCGACGACTCCTGGTCGATCGGCCTGTGGACGTTCTCCACCAACCTCCAGGGTTCCCAGGACTACCGGGAGGTGATCGGGATCAAGCCGCTGTCGAGCAACCGTGGCGCGCTCCAGCAGGGCCTCGCCTCGATCCGGCCCTCGGACGGCGACACCGGTCTCTACGACACCATGCTCGCGGCGTACAAGAAGGTCCAGGAGGACTGGGAGCCGGGCAAGGTCAACTCGATCGTGCTGTTCACCGACGGCAAGAACGACGACGCCAACGGCATCAGCCAGAAGGCGCTGCTCGACCAGCTCAAGAAGCTGCGGGACGAGGAGCAGCCGGTGCAGGTGATCATCATCGGCATCGGCACCGAGGTCAGCCGCGCCGAGCTCAAGTCGATCACCGACGTGACAGGCGGTGGCTCGTTCGTCACCACCGACCCGAGCAAGATCGGCGAGATCTTCCTGCAGGCGATCGCGCTGCGCCCGCCGGCGCCGCGCTGACCCGAGACTCAGCGCACGCGTTCCGCCGTACCGGCAGAATCCGGTACGGCGGAACGCTTCCCGGCTCCGGCGGTCGGGCGAAAACTGACGGTAATGCGTCCGAATCAATCGGTGACCATAATTGCCAAGGCATGATGACCGGGTGCTCCGAGCCGCAGCCCCCCACCGGGAAGGCGCGGCGCGGGGTCGTCCTGAGCGAAGTGGGGAGGGCCGGTGACCTCGGCGACGCTGTTGACCCCCGCCAGCACGTCGTCGCGACCGGGTGGCGACCGCCCCGGTCCGGCGACCCGCGCGGCGGAGCGGGCCTACATCCGGCTGCTCGTGGTGCTGGACACCGCCGTGCTGGCCGTGGCCATCCTGATCGGCTACGTGGCCCGGTTCGGCGACGAGCAGCCGAGCGGCTCGGAGATCCCGTACGTGGTGGTCGCGCCCGCCCTGCTGCTGGTCTGGCTGGTCTCGCTCAAGGCGATGCGCTGCTACGACGACCAGGTGCTCGGCTACGGCGCCGACGAGTACCGGCGGGTCAACGCGGCGAGCCTGCGGCTGGCCGGCGGCATCGCCATCGCCGGCTACATCGCCGACGTCGGGGTGTCCCGGGGCTTCCTGGCCATCTCCTTCGCGGTCGGCACGGTCGGCCTGGAGGTGGCCCGGTTCGCCGCCCGCAAGCGGCTGCACCGCGCCCGCGACCGGGGCGCCGGCTGGTCCCGCAAGGTGCTGGTGGTCGGCGACACCGCGCACGTGCTGGAACTGGTGCACACCCTGCGCCGCGAGCCGTACGCCGGGTACCAGGTGGTCGGCGCCTGCATCCCCGACGCGCTGCTCGCCCCGGTGCCACAACGGCTGGGCGACGTGCCGGTGGTCGGCTCGTTCCGGGGCATCCCCGAGGCGGCCACCGCGATCGGCGCGGACACCGTGGCGGTCACCGCCTCGGGTGAGCTCACCGCGACCCGGCTGCGCCGCCTGGGCTGGCAGCTGGAGGGCACCGGCGTCGAGTTGGTGGTGGCGCCGGCGCTGACCGACGTCGCCGGCCCGCGCATCCACACCCGGCCGGTCGCCGGCCTGCCGCTCATCCACGTCGAGGCGCCCG
It encodes the following:
- a CDS encoding sensor histidine kinase: MNTRDWPIRAKLTALVVGPVTGLLALWIFATTLTFGPALDLLAARTLLYDLGRPGESVVAELQRERRLSVVQLAGDTALPALAEQRTRTDRAVAELRRRVDGEKLRDAADDQLDARLDQLVSALDALPAGRGFIDSRKVDRAGAVGLYSGMIGSAFQAFSGMATLPDTQINREALALTALGRSRELLGQADALLAGAVTAGRYAEGEHEQLVRTIENQRFLAENAVADLPPAERAGYQRLTEGEGFVRLRALQDTLIRARDLPAGLDVRSWETSYAAVSQGLRDFELRGADTLAERSVPMAVRILVRLAAAGVLGLLAIVVCVLVALRVGRSLDRRLTSVRTAALEMAEHRLPDVVARLRRGEEVDVAREAPELDHGGDEIGQVGRAFNEVRRTAVQAAVDEVTLRRGLNEVFLNIARRSQGLVHRQLALLDRLERRTEDPDELAGLFQVDHLATRLRRHAEDLVILAGAAPGRGWRNPVAAVDVVRGAISEVESYDRVDVGEVQPAGVLGRAVGDVIHLLAELIENATVFSPPGTRVDVSGRSVPGGYTIEITDRGLGMSPPALADANHKLSHAPEFDPADSARLGHFVVARLAARHGVRVELRPASPGGTTAAVLVPSDLVTDEPALGPAATDGVAGPDDRRMAKVTRLATVPRPRTTRPGRERPESAVLPLPAGRTSSVETPADGDGLPRRVRRRGPVARPRPVAVDKPAHRTPEEARRAMSALQAGTARGRRDGARRAAEPSPPEPPAAPDQPTATERDA
- a CDS encoding roadblock/LC7 domain-containing protein produces the protein MVHTTRQNADLDWLLDDLVERVPAARQAVVLSADGLLLGASADLDRADAEHLCALASGFSSLAKGATRHVGGGAVRQTVVEMESAYLFVTAAGQGACLAVVSEADADIGLVAYEMAMLVIRVGENLSAPARTAATDAG
- a CDS encoding DUF742 domain-containing protein → MRAESPGPQHEWLDAAAGPVVRPYTLTGGRVRPPVDGFDLVAFVLTTPGADPAGVPGLQPEHRRLVDLARRPVAVADLAADLDLAVGVVRVLLGDLLARGLVTVRRPPAAAHLPDDNILKAVVSGLRAL
- a CDS encoding GTP-binding protein; the encoded protein is MDSVRFDREPAAPRVPLALKILIAGGFGAGKTTLVSALSEVRPLQTEEVLTGAGIGTDDVSGVEQKSTTTVAMDFGRITINDDLQVYLFGTPGQDRFWFLWDELAFGALGAVVLADTRRLADCFPSIDYFEQRGIPFVVGVNCFDGSRRFGLEAVRDALDLDPDVPLVLCDARDRQSGKLVLISLVEHVARQRGEPVPVG
- a CDS encoding lactonase family protein; the protein is MTGQDAIVHIGGYTAESDGRAEGIVAARRDPATGALTPLGTVAVTPSPSFLVRHPSLPVLYAVNELADGRVSAFRVGPGGDLDPLGVRPTGGAEPCHLAVAPDGRHLFVANYGGGSVAVFPLAADGAPGERSDLVRHEGHGADPERQEQAHCHMVSPDPGGGPLLAVDLGTDSVYRYDLDAPSGRLVPRAPRLRTPAGTGPRHLARHPDGRRCWLVGELDGTVTAYDLTPDGLHQRVRVDASGRVGHVQPSEVAVGPDGRYLYVGNRGVGTVAVFALAGAAPELVAEVDTGGEWPRHFVLTGGHLYVADERAGMIRIFRVDPGTGVPEPVGEPVPVASPTCVCP
- a CDS encoding VWA domain-containing protein; translation: MRSRLHGAVAVAAAIALAVVVAGSWFGYRQLAGPSCSGRIELSLAAAPEIAPAVRGAADQWVADGAAVGDTCIAVNVSAAEPVDVAAAVASKHGATLAGVGQASGTAVTPDVWVPDSSTWLVRLKSGGATAFAPANGASIARSPVVVALPEPVASRIGWPDKEIRWTDLLGQVTSSKPLRAGIVEPTQDAAGLSGLLSLTAAASATGKAGSPQAQEAMVGALRALATNRSSLRQDLLARFPRSTDPTAIANGLGAAALSEEDVIAYNNTKPPIPLAALYMKPDPIALDYPFAVLPGIEPTKASAARVLFEVLRTSSFKNRLAAQALRAPDGNWGDGFKAPQGAPSPANGGASAVPPSGQGGAADLDPKAIQTATTTWSVATQSGRMLCVIDVSGSMKKPVATANGASREQVTVAAASQGLGLFDDSWSIGLWTFSTNLQGSQDYREVIGIKPLSSNRGALQQGLASIRPSDGDTGLYDTMLAAYKKVQEDWEPGKVNSIVLFTDGKNDDANGISQKALLDQLKKLRDEEQPVQVIIIGIGTEVSRAELKSITDVTGGGSFVTTDPSKIGEIFLQAIALRPPAPR
- a CDS encoding sugar transferase; its protein translation is MTSATLLTPASTSSRPGGDRPGPATRAAERAYIRLLVVLDTAVLAVAILIGYVARFGDEQPSGSEIPYVVVAPALLLVWLVSLKAMRCYDDQVLGYGADEYRRVNAASLRLAGGIAIAGYIADVGVSRGFLAISFAVGTVGLEVARFAARKRLHRARDRGAGWSRKVLVVGDTAHVLELVHTLRREPYAGYQVVGACIPDALLAPVPQRLGDVPVVGSFRGIPEAATAIGADTVAVTASGELTATRLRRLGWQLEGTGVELVVAPALTDVAGPRIHTRPVAGLPLIHVEAPEFRGARKLVKGLVDRSISLIALLLLAPLLGVIALAIKLDSRGPVLFRQTRVGQGGKEFGVFKFRTMVVNADALLAELAARNETDGLMFKMRDDPRVTRVGRLLRKWSLDELPQLANVLLGQMSLVGPRPPLPSEVARYDGDVARRLLVKPGMTGLWQVSGRSDLSWEDGIRLDLYYVENWSLAADLTILWKTFGAVVNSRGAY